A region of Lycium barbarum isolate Lr01 chromosome 3, ASM1917538v2, whole genome shotgun sequence DNA encodes the following proteins:
- the LOC132631594 gene encoding uncharacterized protein LOC132631594 isoform X2: MAIIDMSHVDLEAGADNGGSSLRCSSSCSSEEAFAMVMGDESQKSDVNVSLGTSSTASIDNFESIAMYTKGGGNQKYKKNYNLVCEVCKIKGYNKESCWKVIGYPPEYKFKKRGGGTSSAYNVFSENGSESGSQVQFRQPKMRPQVLGSQTNNGTMKSMDDPMMARSSGQGNNAGVQGGAIQIGNTFSNDQYEQILNLLNNSNSHNNINNDNSTANIVGRQGGELDPDPQ, from the exons ATGGCGATAATAGATATGTCTCATGTGGACTTAGAGGCCGGTGCCGACAATGGTGGCAGCAGTCTCCGGTGCTCCAGCAGTTGTAGCAGTGAAGAG GCTTTTGCTATGGTTATGGGAGATGAAAGTCAGAAATCTGATGTAAATGTGAGTCTTGGTACCAGTTCTACTGCTTCAATAGATAATTTTGAGTCTATTGCAATGTACACTAAAGGAGGTGGAAATCAGAAGTACAAGAAGAATTATAATTTAGTGTGTGAAGTATGCAAGATTAAGGGTTATAACAAAGAAAGTTGCTGGAAAGTTATAGGCTATCCTCCTGAGTATAAGTTCAAAAAGAGAGGAGGAGGAACTAGCAGTGCTTACAATGTGTTTTCAGAAAATGGGAGTGAATCTGGTTCACAGGTACAGTTTAGGCAACCAAAAATGCGACCTCAGGTCTTGGGAAGTCAAACTAACAATGGAACTATGAAGTCTATGGATGATCCAATGATGGCAAGAAGCTCAGGACAAGGAAACAATGCAGGGGTACAGGGTGGTGCTATACAAATAGGAAACACATTCTCAAATGATCAATATGAACAGATACTGAATTTGCTGAACAACTCCAACtcacacaacaatatcaacaatgacaaTTCTACTGCTAACATAGTTG
- the LOC132631594 gene encoding uncharacterized protein LOC132631594 isoform X3 encodes MAIIDMSHVDLEAGADNGGSSLRCSSSCSSEEAFAMVMGDESQKSDVNVSLGTSSTASIDNFESIAMYTKGGGNQKYKKNYNLVCEVCKIKGYNKESCWKVIGYPPEYKFKKRGGGTSSAYNVFSENGSESGSQVQFRQPKMRPQVLGSQTNNGTMKSMDDPMMARSSGQGNNAGVQGGAIQIGNTFSNDQYEQILNLLNNSNSHNNINNDNSTANIVGALQWEGESNW; translated from the exons ATGGCGATAATAGATATGTCTCATGTGGACTTAGAGGCCGGTGCCGACAATGGTGGCAGCAGTCTCCGGTGCTCCAGCAGTTGTAGCAGTGAAGAG GCTTTTGCTATGGTTATGGGAGATGAAAGTCAGAAATCTGATGTAAATGTGAGTCTTGGTACCAGTTCTACTGCTTCAATAGATAATTTTGAGTCTATTGCAATGTACACTAAAGGAGGTGGAAATCAGAAGTACAAGAAGAATTATAATTTAGTGTGTGAAGTATGCAAGATTAAGGGTTATAACAAAGAAAGTTGCTGGAAAGTTATAGGCTATCCTCCTGAGTATAAGTTCAAAAAGAGAGGAGGAGGAACTAGCAGTGCTTACAATGTGTTTTCAGAAAATGGGAGTGAATCTGGTTCACAGGTACAGTTTAGGCAACCAAAAATGCGACCTCAGGTCTTGGGAAGTCAAACTAACAATGGAACTATGAAGTCTATGGATGATCCAATGATGGCAAGAAGCTCAGGACAAGGAAACAATGCAGGGGTACAGGGTGGTGCTATACAAATAGGAAACACATTCTCAAATGATCAATATGAACAGATACTGAATTTGCTGAACAACTCCAACtcacacaacaatatcaacaatgacaaTTCTACTGCTAACATAGTTG